In one window of Ovis aries strain OAR_USU_Benz2616 breed Rambouillet chromosome 5, ARS-UI_Ramb_v3.0, whole genome shotgun sequence DNA:
- the LOC101111096 gene encoding LOW QUALITY PROTEIN: olfactory receptor 7E178-like (The sequence of the model RefSeq protein was modified relative to this genomic sequence to represent the inferred CDS: inserted 1 base in 1 codon), whose translation MYLVTMLGNLLIILAVTSDSRLHTPMYFFLSNLSLADTGFISSTVPNMIVNIQTHRRVISYVGCLTQMSTFTLFGCLDDTLLLVMAYDRFVAICQPLHYTVIMNPCLCCSLVLVSSFVSLLESQVHSWIVLQVTCFKDVEISNFFCDPSLLLKLACSDTFTSNIVMYFAGTIFGFLPVSGIFFSYYKIFSSILRVPSLGGRYKAFSTCGSHLTVVCLFYGTGLGVYLSSAISQSPRKDAVASVVYTVVXPMLNPFIYSLRNRDIKRAMFRFLSKTM comes from the exons ATGTACCTGGTCACCATGCTGGGGAATCTGCTCATCATCCTGGCTGTCACCTCTGACTCCCGCCTCCACacacccatgtacttcttcctctccaacctgTCCTTGGCAGACACTGGTTTCATCTCCAGCACTGTCCCCAATATGATTGTGAATATCCAAACTCACAGAAGAGTCATTTCCTATGTGGGCTGCCTGACACAGATGTCTACTTTTACCCTTTTTGGTTGTTTGGATGATACACTTCTGCTTGTGATGGCCTATGACAGGTTTGTGGCCATCTGTCAGCCATTGCACTACACTGTCATCATGAACCCATGCCTGTGTTGCTCTTTAGTTTTGGTGTCCTCTTTTGTTAGTCTTTTGGAGTCCCAGGTGCACAGTTGGATTGTGTTACAAGTCACCTGCTTCAAGGATGTGGAAATTTCTAATTTCTTCTGTGACCCTTCTCTACTCCTCAAGCTTGCCTGTTCTGACACTTTCACCAGTAACATAGTCATGTATTTTGCTGGTACCATCTTTGGGTTTCTCCCTGTCTCAGGTATCTTTTTCTCTTACTATAAAATTTTTTCCTCCATTCTGAGAGTCCCCTCATTAGGTGGGAGGTATaaagccttctccacctgtggctCTCACCTGACagttgtttgcttattttatggAACAGGCCTTGGTGTGTACCTCAGCTCAGCCATCTCACAATCTCCCCGGAAGGATGCAGTGGCCTCGGTGGTATACACTGTGG ACCCCATGCTGAATCCCTTCATCTACAGTCTCAGGAATAGAGACATCAAAAGGGCCATGTTCAGGTTCCTCAGCAAAACAATGTAA